From Cytophagales bacterium, the proteins below share one genomic window:
- a CDS encoding class I SAM-dependent methyltransferase translates to MNLRLTIADNFINLGRFISESLSVAVLRPDDLVSFNERIYNDQKVVDSWISEDVVLRGLYDFEEYLLNTVPFSKGEVLVLGVGGGREAIALAKRGYQVTGIDFIPEMVEGAKKNAEKFGVRLKAFTADISALNFKNCEEYDLVWLSTSLYSLIPSRKRRIAMLRSLNEAMKPGGYLVCQYKYEASNYPPGLSIFSKWVGRIILGNMNYQIGDVIHSGTEYQHFFPSIESIESEFRDAGFETKDIKLSDTVLKGLITVCKPE, encoded by the coding sequence ATGAATCTTAGACTTACGATCGCCGACAATTTCATCAACCTGGGTAGGTTTATTTCGGAATCTCTCTCGGTAGCAGTACTGCGACCTGATGATTTGGTGAGCTTCAACGAACGTATCTACAATGATCAGAAAGTCGTTGATTCGTGGATTTCAGAAGATGTTGTGCTTCGTGGACTCTACGATTTCGAAGAGTATTTACTTAACACTGTCCCTTTCAGTAAAGGCGAAGTGCTTGTCTTAGGTGTTGGAGGAGGCAGAGAAGCCATAGCGTTGGCCAAACGTGGGTATCAGGTGACAGGTATAGACTTCATTCCTGAAATGGTAGAAGGAGCCAAAAAGAATGCTGAGAAATTTGGAGTTAGGTTAAAGGCGTTTACTGCTGATATAAGTGCTTTAAATTTCAAAAATTGTGAAGAGTATGATTTGGTATGGCTATCTACTAGCCTCTATTCATTGATACCCTCCAGAAAGAGACGAATTGCCATGTTAAGGAGTCTCAATGAGGCGATGAAGCCAGGTGGATATCTGGTCTGTCAGTATAAATATGAAGCGTCAAATTATCCACCTGGTCTATCGATATTTAGTAAATGGGTAGGACGTATAATATTAGGTAATATGAACTACCAGATTGGTGATGTGATCCATTCAGGTACCGAATATCAGCACTTCTTTCCTTCAATCGAATCTATCGAATCGGAATTTAGGGACGCAGGTTTTGAGACGAAAGACATTAAACTCTCAGACACTGTCCTAAAAGGACTGATCACGGTGTGTAAGCCTGAGTGA
- a CDS encoding radical SAM protein, producing the protein MLKSSFYNVLIPIEEKNEYLLYNLLSGGLEVLPYKEGNIFQNWIDDGAFDPDQLISFKDFIDYLQDRNYLVHENHDEKAAFKDIYNSGRENLFDLDKASLTITIGTTITCNMGCPYCFEFVKPNKTLKDPEVMKQMIWYLQQLVDKAPVKKWANFSLCWYGGEPLINKKLIREFSPMIHKFCADNGIEKFDAQIITNGILLDEEAWKILHEAQVSHLQVTIDGSKETHNEYRPLKSGGENYEKILRNIAAKPDDMTLTIRVNTDKKVASNFGQFFDDLYDYGIWPQKSDTITVDSSVLRSYEENEEDTSDRLDADAYQKIHNEFKMTKMERYNAWACENGKKTGRIGWDLPTVQQECSTWVNPYHIVFDPEGNVHKCWETIHDDKQMVKHCSDGYEISDFKHYMSYDRHEFSDICANCKFLPVCDSYTCSFEAYRHEEKPPCTIWKSNLESVLKDQYIMMLDHPEIIANPVGNEVLNGGHANK; encoded by the coding sequence ATGTTAAAGTCTAGTTTTTACAACGTACTTATTCCTATAGAGGAAAAAAACGAATACCTATTGTATAACCTATTGTCTGGAGGACTGGAAGTGCTGCCTTATAAAGAGGGTAACATATTTCAGAATTGGATCGATGATGGCGCTTTTGATCCGGATCAATTGATTTCATTTAAAGATTTCATCGATTATTTACAGGATCGCAATTATCTGGTTCACGAGAATCATGATGAAAAAGCGGCATTTAAGGATATCTATAATTCAGGACGGGAAAACCTTTTTGATCTTGATAAGGCATCACTCACCATCACGATAGGAACTACAATCACCTGTAATATGGGGTGTCCCTATTGCTTCGAATTCGTCAAACCAAATAAGACCCTGAAGGATCCTGAGGTGATGAAGCAAATGATTTGGTATTTGCAACAGCTTGTAGATAAAGCACCAGTAAAAAAATGGGCGAATTTCTCACTATGCTGGTACGGTGGTGAACCTCTCATCAATAAAAAATTGATCCGTGAGTTTTCTCCGATGATCCATAAGTTTTGTGCAGACAATGGCATTGAAAAGTTTGATGCTCAGATCATTACCAATGGTATTCTGTTGGATGAGGAAGCCTGGAAAATCCTTCATGAAGCTCAGGTATCACATTTACAAGTCACAATAGATGGTTCAAAAGAGACGCATAATGAGTACCGCCCTCTAAAAAGTGGTGGTGAAAACTACGAGAAGATATTAAGAAATATTGCGGCGAAACCTGATGATATGACTTTGACCATCAGAGTGAATACGGACAAAAAGGTGGCTAGCAACTTTGGTCAGTTCTTCGATGATTTGTATGACTATGGAATATGGCCACAGAAGAGTGATACGATTACAGTAGATTCTTCAGTCTTGAGATCCTATGAGGAAAATGAAGAAGATACTTCGGATCGACTGGATGCTGATGCGTATCAAAAAATTCATAATGAGTTCAAAATGACCAAAATGGAGCGTTATAACGCCTGGGCTTGTGAAAATGGTAAGAAAACAGGTCGAATAGGTTGGGACCTGCCTACCGTTCAGCAAGAATGCTCGACCTGGGTCAATCCATATCACATCGTATTTGATCCCGAGGGTAATGTCCATAAATGTTGGGAAACAATTCACGATGATAAACAGATGGTGAAGCACTGTTCAGATGGGTATGAAATCAGTGACTTCAAACACTACATGAGCTATGATCGCCATGAGTTTAGTGATATCTGTGCAAACTGCAAATTCTTACCTGTTTGCGATAGTTACACTTGCTCATTTGAGGCGTATCGACACGAGGAAAAACCTCCTTGTACGATTTGGAAATCTAACCTCGAATCTGTCTTGAAAGACCAGTACATCATGATGTTGGATCATCCTGAAATTATTGCCAACCCTGTCGGGAATGAAGTGCTAAACGGCGGACACGCCAATAAGTAG
- a CDS encoding S8 family serine peptidase has protein sequence MSFQVAVIDRGVEVAHRKLTKCSFDGVVILEKDGKVSRNDRYFEDDTGHGTAIAGIIHSIVPDQTLIAVKLHTEEDALNELLLLEGIKWCLDQPNIKIINISLGIATNKPNPELDLVCKEASRRGKIIVAAVHNVPGFECYPAFFPEVIAVSTGIANDKLDYGFLDQSHINVLAKGTTKRLLWKDNGYKITSGNSFAAAHFSGTLAKMLQEEDWSIIDNKSLLELIKRHASNDVYELQYIKRAENAFVPNEKSKNLDALGEELFHGNLPFPNVGRLAITGISEKEMKTVIEFEELCPFEIALLIDYPRSILDTRNINGSGVRVQKKMEDEDLNKYDTMVMGYFLDQLFDANIIFSINLLKRSLGADKNLVLWDENVHQLALRIQSNEFPDYQGVIYCPTVGDDLFEDVINYRFYDHNVPAIAVVGTGNTQGKITTQLTVKQVLSNAGYRVGHVATEPQAALLGADFLFPYGHNSNVFLEEEKWGRFIDAVTNGIARYQSPQIILSGTQGLTIPRVTHKIADFSSMHFLSGIRPDAFICTVSPEDPVEIIENLLNVMRVYYDAKPLFLAMTPKMRSVRELKGKRFVSDTWLKEEEFEAKASELTEKLHIPVINIKDERNKPLILREIQNFFK, from the coding sequence ATGTCTTTTCAGGTAGCTGTAATTGATAGGGGAGTAGAAGTGGCTCACAGAAAGCTCACGAAATGCAGTTTTGATGGCGTTGTGATCCTCGAAAAGGACGGTAAAGTATCGCGAAATGATCGATACTTTGAAGATGATACCGGGCATGGTACTGCCATTGCCGGTATCATTCACAGCATCGTCCCGGATCAAACCCTGATCGCAGTGAAACTGCATACGGAAGAAGACGCACTTAATGAGTTGCTACTTTTAGAGGGGATCAAATGGTGTCTCGATCAACCCAATATCAAGATCATTAATATTAGTTTAGGTATTGCGACGAATAAGCCCAATCCGGAGCTGGACCTGGTTTGCAAAGAAGCTTCAAGACGAGGAAAGATCATTGTTGCCGCCGTTCACAATGTGCCTGGTTTTGAATGTTATCCAGCTTTCTTCCCTGAAGTAATTGCCGTGTCCACTGGGATTGCCAATGATAAATTGGACTATGGGTTTCTGGATCAAAGTCATATTAATGTGCTTGCAAAAGGAACAACCAAGCGGTTGCTTTGGAAGGATAACGGTTACAAAATCACTTCCGGAAACAGTTTTGCCGCGGCACATTTTAGTGGAACGTTGGCGAAAATGCTTCAGGAAGAAGACTGGTCCATCATTGATAATAAATCCTTATTGGAGTTGATCAAGAGGCATGCTTCCAATGATGTATATGAGCTACAGTACATAAAGCGAGCCGAAAATGCTTTCGTTCCGAATGAAAAAAGCAAGAACCTTGATGCCCTGGGTGAGGAGCTGTTCCATGGGAATTTACCGTTTCCCAATGTGGGAAGATTAGCGATTACAGGGATCTCTGAGAAGGAGATGAAAACAGTGATCGAATTTGAAGAGCTGTGTCCTTTTGAAATCGCATTATTGATTGACTATCCTCGAAGTATTCTGGATACAAGAAACATCAATGGAAGTGGTGTTCGGGTGCAAAAGAAAATGGAAGATGAAGACCTGAATAAGTATGATACGATGGTCATGGGGTATTTTCTTGATCAGCTCTTTGATGCCAATATCATCTTTTCAATCAACTTGCTGAAACGGTCATTAGGTGCTGATAAGAACCTTGTTCTTTGGGATGAAAATGTTCATCAACTTGCCCTTAGGATACAATCAAATGAGTTTCCTGATTACCAGGGAGTGATCTATTGCCCTACAGTCGGGGATGACTTGTTTGAAGATGTGATCAACTATCGATTCTATGATCACAACGTACCTGCCATTGCAGTAGTAGGTACGGGAAATACTCAGGGTAAGATTACGACTCAATTAACAGTGAAGCAGGTACTTTCCAACGCGGGATACCGTGTGGGCCATGTAGCGACGGAACCTCAGGCTGCGCTATTAGGAGCTGATTTTCTTTTTCCCTATGGGCACAATTCCAACGTATTTCTGGAAGAAGAAAAATGGGGTCGTTTCATTGATGCGGTCACCAATGGAATTGCGCGATATCAGTCGCCTCAGATTATCCTGAGCGGTACACAGGGTTTGACCATACCCAGAGTGACCCATAAAATTGCAGATTTCTCTTCCATGCATTTCTTGTCGGGAATCAGGCCAGATGCATTCATATGTACCGTAAGTCCTGAAGATCCGGTCGAAATCATTGAAAATCTGCTAAACGTCATGCGGGTCTATTATGATGCTAAACCATTGTTCCTTGCCATGACACCTAAAATGAGGTCGGTCAGGGAATTGAAAGGGAAGAGGTTTGTATCCGATACCTGGTTGAAGGAGGAGGAGTTTGAGGCTAAAGCCTCAGAGCTTACAGAAAAATTGCATATACCAGTTATAAACATAAAAGATGAGCGCAATAAACCACTCATCCTACGCGAAATTCAGAATTTTTTCAAATAA
- a CDS encoding UPF0489 family protein, protein MTFQTEITPTFIVEEHNEAFFIWNQAINEGIIPEKGNFLLHFDEHSDLQMPRFSTSLNEFKRDTESLHYFTYNEIDIATFIIPSLYLEIITGMCWVRQRHDRAGTKEMFVRSFNQSGKKLIAGKVDDIRNTRSKFDNKNFMFTKSHIEDLASMDQPVILDIDLDYFSCQTDAYESRETVVEITREEYERYQNDPYHRMNFLGFPKLYAVEEEGRYYFLINSFREMYHSVAKVSEEEIQHRIDLMINKLKELHVQPALIDICRSRHSGYTPSDQWQFIEDQVIEGLKSLYDIELRHINELTYATA, encoded by the coding sequence ATGACTTTTCAAACAGAGATCACACCCACATTCATCGTAGAAGAACACAACGAAGCCTTCTTCATCTGGAACCAAGCTATTAACGAAGGTATTATTCCTGAAAAAGGGAATTTTTTGCTGCATTTCGATGAGCATTCCGATTTGCAAATGCCACGATTCAGTACTTCTCTGAATGAGTTCAAAAGAGATACAGAAAGTCTGCACTACTTTACTTATAACGAAATTGATATTGCTACTTTCATCATTCCCAGCCTTTACCTGGAGATCATTACTGGAATGTGCTGGGTCCGACAAAGACACGATCGAGCAGGCACGAAAGAGATGTTTGTAAGATCGTTCAACCAGTCGGGAAAGAAGTTGATTGCTGGTAAAGTAGATGATATCAGAAACACCCGCTCCAAGTTCGATAACAAGAATTTCATGTTCACTAAATCTCATATAGAAGATTTAGCCTCCATGGATCAACCTGTTATCCTTGATATTGACCTGGACTATTTCTCTTGCCAGACGGATGCTTATGAATCTAGAGAGACGGTCGTGGAAATTACCAGGGAAGAATATGAACGTTATCAGAACGATCCTTATCACCGAATGAATTTCCTTGGTTTTCCAAAGCTATATGCCGTTGAAGAGGAGGGTAGGTATTATTTTCTGATCAATTCCTTTCGGGAAATGTATCATTCTGTAGCTAAGGTATCAGAGGAAGAGATCCAACATCGAATTGATCTGATGATCAATAAGTTGAAAGAACTACATGTACAACCGGCACTCATCGATATCTGCAGGTCACGTCACAGTGGTTATACACCATCAGATCAATGGCAATTCATTGAGGATCAGGTGATTGAAGGACTTAAGAGTCTTTACGATATTGAATTGAGACATATAAATGAATTGACATATGCAACGGCTTAA
- a CDS encoding S41 family peptidase, whose translation MQRLNRIFRGLVVLIITTGFQAPVIAQWKVVFSQQQLKQDFYSLRADNYQSEPGYYFPPYEYLEEPLTDGYNLLEAVGKEGKTGLPLASGELQEVWEKNFEPMLDFYADSTILYQRVLARYIDAYAIHFFLPDEQRWLTKRYSIKHEGYQVPGDEDISDWSEQELPAYFRVGKMAITVSQAEPRAYEFTVGDLVLRNGYREIVEAQQPFINRLFDRDPLLGYDIKRPSGYSPSLIANSPESFYACKDCRGSYSVIGSEEDKEAPLVVKILDLSLQYYPYYEEKGLDKAEIYNDFQQIVENHQHKPEDEFLPKLEQFVFETFQDPHFRVEVPKQKAKRGIFPLRLYDINNKLFIAASFKEELDPLLNKEVIKVNGIEASYLLDSLTNLQYGAQDRRRRLALTQMTEAFQSDAITITYLEENCNPTEIVVERTRKPRVPPGFRAKSYEFKMLEGDIAYFRILKWQLGVYLRFLNHWEEIQQAKGLIIDLRNNGGGEALGAMRMFSLFIPHAKPYNYSYSYVGNKKETTVIKPNKERSFPVDQRVVILGNELTGCASEEFILAMTRLDNVLFFSGNNTGGSLASVYDFYFPSGLRFRTNSAADKNYFPGDKVIEDQGIEPDVWMKYSSIYDLAPYENTLLNKGVELLGGR comes from the coding sequence ATGCAACGGCTTAATAGAATTTTTCGTGGCCTGGTAGTGTTGATCATTACTACCGGTTTTCAAGCGCCTGTAATTGCCCAGTGGAAGGTCGTATTCTCTCAACAGCAACTCAAACAAGACTTTTATTCCTTGAGGGCGGATAATTACCAAAGCGAGCCAGGTTATTATTTTCCCCCATACGAATACCTGGAAGAACCCTTGACCGACGGCTATAATTTACTTGAAGCAGTAGGTAAGGAAGGAAAGACAGGATTGCCGCTTGCTTCGGGTGAGCTTCAGGAAGTTTGGGAGAAAAACTTCGAGCCGATGCTCGATTTTTATGCAGACTCGACCATCTTATATCAGCGAGTTCTGGCCAGGTATATTGATGCCTATGCCATTCATTTCTTCCTTCCTGATGAACAACGCTGGTTAACCAAGAGGTACTCGATAAAACATGAAGGTTATCAGGTACCCGGAGATGAAGATATTTCCGATTGGTCTGAACAGGAGTTGCCGGCGTATTTCAGGGTGGGCAAGATGGCAATCACCGTAAGTCAGGCAGAACCTCGAGCATATGAGTTTACCGTTGGAGACCTGGTGCTTAGAAACGGTTATCGGGAAATAGTTGAAGCGCAGCAGCCATTCATCAACCGGCTGTTTGACAGGGATCCCTTACTCGGTTATGATATCAAGCGTCCTTCAGGATACAGTCCAAGTCTGATTGCGAATTCACCAGAGTCTTTTTATGCGTGCAAAGATTGCAGAGGTAGTTACTCAGTGATAGGAAGTGAAGAAGATAAAGAGGCTCCTTTAGTGGTGAAAATCCTGGACCTTTCATTGCAGTACTATCCGTATTATGAGGAAAAAGGGTTAGATAAAGCAGAGATTTATAATGACTTTCAGCAGATTGTTGAAAATCATCAGCACAAGCCAGAAGACGAGTTTTTACCTAAACTTGAACAATTCGTATTTGAAACGTTTCAGGACCCTCATTTTCGAGTGGAAGTACCCAAGCAGAAAGCAAAACGCGGAATTTTTCCACTGAGGCTATATGATATTAACAACAAGTTATTCATCGCTGCATCCTTCAAAGAAGAATTAGATCCGTTGCTGAATAAGGAAGTGATCAAGGTGAATGGGATCGAAGCGTCCTACTTGTTGGACAGTTTGACAAATCTGCAATATGGCGCTCAAGACAGAAGAAGAAGGCTTGCACTTACACAAATGACGGAGGCTTTTCAATCAGATGCGATTACCATTACTTACCTGGAGGAGAATTGTAACCCTACAGAAATAGTAGTAGAAAGAACAAGAAAGCCCCGGGTTCCACCAGGTTTTAGGGCTAAGTCCTATGAATTCAAGATGCTGGAAGGCGATATTGCCTACTTCCGAATACTCAAATGGCAACTGGGGGTATACCTGAGGTTCCTCAATCACTGGGAAGAAATCCAGCAAGCCAAGGGATTAATCATCGATTTGCGTAACAACGGTGGAGGAGAAGCCCTGGGTGCCATGCGAATGTTCTCTCTATTCATACCGCATGCCAAGCCTTATAACTACAGCTACTCTTATGTCGGTAACAAGAAAGAAACCACAGTTATAAAACCTAATAAGGAACGCAGCTTTCCTGTGGACCAGCGAGTGGTGATTCTGGGTAATGAATTGACAGGATGTGCTTCTGAGGAATTTATTTTAGCCATGACCAGATTGGACAATGTGCTATTCTTTTCAGGGAATAATACAGGAGGGAGCCTGGCATCTGTTTATGATTTTTATTTCCCTTCTGGCCTTAGGTTCAGAACCAATAGCGCGGCTGATAAAAATTATTTCCCCGGAGATAAAGTGATTGAAGATCAGGGAATAGAACCTGATGTGTGGATGAAGTATTCTTCCATCTATGATCTGGCTCCTTATGAAAACACATTGTTGAACAAAGGTGTAGAGCTACTTGGTGGTAGATAG
- a CDS encoding FtsX-like permease family protein codes for MINILGLSVSLFCLIITYLWVNDELSVDQFHDNENIYKIMQEMPRANGQVDIYHSTPALLAPSLASENPEVEFITRYVENFDGNYVISWEEKEIRTDGAHTDPEFLDIFSFPIVNGPKTELLSSPDKVVMAQSVSEALFGEADPIGKVVKINGAAGELVGSFQVQAVVDSKSANSSLQFDFLIPFVTLEKQHTWINKWGSSAINTFVTLNSNASAHQFSSKIVDFIHQKQERRTNRLFLYPFEDYYLHADFSAGKEDPTGKIVYIKAFIIFGIFILIIGCINYVNLATAVASDRSKEFALRNILGATKKNVIMYILTEALLLTIGALFIALIVVLLFLGYFNTLTGKDISIQWFDPNFILLIFGGVLLTSILSASYPAILFTKLNPLQSLPGNNFDAGKKKTSFRSGLVIFQFCLAILLMVISQIVRIQNEYVINKDLGFQYRNTVEIVLSDQIRQNYEPFRTDMMQLPFVKGVCRADYAPFNIDNSSTDASWAWKDPYEKYSFNLVQVDHDFLETFEIPIQGGRGFSRDYGSDSLAYVVNATAASIIMDGEPLSMLNKAMTFWHGRAPVIGVTQDFHHESLYNPIDPLILMFDPEETAYAYVRFTREPDNVMINSLNILLRKYSPGYSVDFSLLENRYESLYSGEMVVEKLNKILAIVATIISILGLFGLSLYNTKKNEKSIAVRKVLGAASHQIFYGLIRKYMVMIIVSFFIAAPASYLLSRQWLQQFYFHAEIGLGLFIAILVIILSVALVTTAYYTLQAINRNPVHSLKADD; via the coding sequence GTGATCAACATCCTCGGGCTATCAGTCAGTCTGTTTTGTTTGATCATTACCTACTTGTGGGTAAACGATGAACTGAGTGTAGATCAATTTCATGATAATGAAAATATCTATAAGATCATGCAGGAAATGCCCCGGGCAAATGGGCAAGTGGATATCTACCATAGCACACCGGCGCTGCTTGCACCAAGTTTAGCCAGTGAAAACCCCGAGGTTGAGTTCATTACCAGATATGTCGAGAATTTTGATGGGAACTATGTCATTTCATGGGAAGAGAAGGAAATACGTACTGATGGAGCTCATACAGACCCTGAGTTTTTGGATATCTTTTCATTTCCAATTGTCAATGGACCAAAGACAGAATTATTGTCCTCGCCAGATAAAGTAGTAATGGCACAATCTGTCAGCGAAGCCCTGTTTGGAGAAGCGGATCCCATAGGTAAGGTTGTAAAAATCAATGGGGCAGCAGGTGAACTGGTGGGTAGTTTTCAGGTGCAAGCTGTCGTCGATAGCAAATCTGCCAATTCTTCACTTCAGTTTGATTTTTTAATCCCATTTGTGACTCTGGAAAAGCAACACACATGGATCAACAAATGGGGAAGTAGTGCGATCAATACCTTTGTTACACTCAACAGTAATGCGTCAGCGCATCAGTTTTCTTCTAAAATCGTGGATTTTATTCATCAAAAGCAGGAGAGGAGAACGAATCGCTTGTTTCTTTACCCGTTTGAAGACTATTACCTCCATGCAGATTTTTCGGCAGGTAAGGAAGATCCTACAGGTAAGATTGTTTATATCAAGGCATTCATCATATTCGGGATATTCATTCTGATCATTGGCTGCATCAATTATGTGAATCTGGCTACCGCGGTTGCAAGTGACCGATCCAAGGAATTCGCACTGCGCAATATCCTTGGCGCGACCAAAAAGAACGTGATCATGTATATCCTTACAGAAGCATTGCTGCTTACGATAGGTGCACTATTCATTGCTTTGATCGTGGTATTACTATTCCTCGGTTACTTCAATACGCTGACAGGAAAAGACATATCTATTCAATGGTTTGATCCTAATTTCATCCTGTTGATTTTCGGTGGTGTGCTGTTAACTTCGATTTTATCAGCTAGTTATCCGGCAATTTTATTCACGAAACTCAATCCCTTACAAAGTCTTCCCGGTAACAATTTTGACGCAGGGAAGAAGAAAACCAGTTTTCGAAGTGGTCTGGTCATATTTCAGTTCTGCCTTGCTATTTTGTTGATGGTGATCAGCCAGATTGTGAGAATTCAAAATGAATATGTGATCAACAAGGACCTGGGATTCCAGTATAGAAACACAGTCGAGATTGTGCTTTCCGATCAAATTCGACAGAACTATGAGCCGTTCAGAACGGATATGATGCAATTGCCTTTTGTCAAAGGTGTCTGCAGGGCGGATTATGCTCCGTTCAATATTGATAATTCGAGTACTGATGCCTCTTGGGCCTGGAAAGATCCATACGAAAAATACAGTTTTAACCTGGTGCAAGTTGACCATGATTTTCTGGAGACCTTTGAGATCCCCATCCAGGGAGGTAGAGGTTTTTCACGGGACTATGGTTCGGATTCGTTGGCTTATGTGGTCAATGCTACAGCTGCCTCCATTATCATGGACGGTGAACCACTTTCCATGTTAAATAAGGCCATGACTTTTTGGCACGGCCGGGCGCCTGTAATTGGAGTTACTCAGGATTTTCACCACGAATCTTTATATAACCCCATTGACCCATTGATCCTCATGTTTGATCCTGAAGAGACAGCATATGCTTATGTCCGATTTACCCGGGAACCAGATAATGTGATGATTAATAGCCTCAACATTCTGCTGCGAAAGTACTCACCAGGTTATTCTGTAGACTTCTCTCTATTAGAGAATCGATATGAAAGTCTTTACAGTGGTGAGATGGTTGTAGAAAAGCTGAATAAAATTCTGGCGATCGTTGCTACGATTATATCCATACTCGGATTGTTTGGCCTTTCTCTATACAACACAAAGAAAAATGAGAAGTCGATAGCCGTACGGAAAGTGCTGGGAGCTGCTTCACACCAGATATTTTATGGTTTGATCAGAAAATACATGGTGATGATCATTGTTTCTTTCTTTATTGCTGCACCTGCTTCCTATCTGCTAAGCCGTCAATGGCTTCAACAATTTTACTTTCACGCGGAAATAGGACTGGGTTTATTCATCGCTATTCTGGTGATTATTCTCTCGGTGGCATTGGTAACTACTGCATACTACACCCTTCAGGCCATTAATAGAAATCCTGTCCATTCGCTTAAGGCGGATGATTAA
- a CDS encoding cupin-like domain-containing protein codes for MSLNELTKLPWSLEELEHIESSGDMDKKTFNEKYGFPAKPVTISGIDADWVLPDKWSLPFLETHFGQFKVKGERVTETGSEYKVFELQEYFRYLESVEEEDPYYLNNIHFHAYTSMKDDYEVPDYFNCWYTELPIEKRKYNFSWIYIGAKNTRSGLHLDIWDTSAWNYLITGVKLWLFFDQSQYPYLYEGKVDPFKASLEDYPDLAKARPKYCLQYPGDTVFTPSGWWHTILNLETTFSLTENFINETNYKNVLAHFEKKKSKQGFESMSKIVEEHLTI; via the coding sequence ATGTCATTAAATGAATTGACTAAACTCCCCTGGAGTCTGGAAGAGCTTGAACACATCGAGTCTTCTGGTGATATGGATAAGAAAACCTTTAACGAGAAGTACGGTTTCCCAGCCAAACCTGTAACTATTTCTGGAATTGATGCGGACTGGGTTCTCCCTGATAAGTGGAGTTTGCCCTTTCTGGAGACACATTTTGGACAATTCAAAGTGAAAGGTGAACGGGTCACTGAGACGGGATCTGAATATAAAGTTTTTGAACTTCAAGAATACTTTAGATACCTGGAGTCTGTAGAGGAGGAAGATCCTTATTATCTCAACAACATACATTTTCATGCTTATACCTCCATGAAAGATGATTATGAAGTGCCGGATTATTTCAATTGTTGGTATACTGAATTGCCTATTGAAAAAAGGAAATACAATTTTTCCTGGATTTATATCGGAGCAAAAAACACCAGAAGTGGGTTGCATCTGGATATTTGGGATACAAGTGCCTGGAATTATCTGATTACCGGAGTGAAGTTGTGGTTGTTTTTCGACCAATCCCAGTACCCTTACCTATATGAAGGTAAAGTAGATCCTTTTAAAGCCTCATTGGAGGATTATCCCGATCTGGCTAAAGCACGGCCTAAGTATTGTTTACAATACCCTGGTGATACTGTTTTTACTCCTTCGGGTTGGTGGCATACCATCCTTAACCTGGAGACGACTTTTTCGTTGACGGAAAACTTCATCAATGAAACTAATTATAAAAACGTGCTGGCCCATTTTGAAAAGAAAAAGTCAAAACAAGGTTTTGAGTCCATGAGCAAAATTGTCGAGGAGCACCTGACAATATAG
- a CDS encoding 2OG-Fe(II) oxygenase has product MKVSERIVCGRSVFVVDDAVDKDTVDDFHQMISGLPYSRRELDDEDDKYPIFSVNFQSEKFETQTEVGLMGRKLLDELKPHQHKLYRAYINMCHYGDMEYPHLDCDVKADDITVLYYANTDWHYTWGGETHFYEDNEAVTSITPRPGRFVLFDGNIEHVGTIPTRICTQSRFTLAMKYAKA; this is encoded by the coding sequence ATGAAAGTTTCTGAAAGAATTGTTTGTGGAAGGTCTGTTTTTGTAGTGGACGATGCTGTCGATAAGGACACTGTGGACGACTTTCACCAGATGATATCCGGTTTGCCTTATAGTCGGAGAGAGTTGGATGATGAGGATGATAAATACCCGATTTTCAGTGTCAACTTTCAAAGTGAAAAGTTTGAAACGCAGACTGAAGTTGGATTAATGGGAAGAAAACTGCTAGATGAGTTGAAGCCCCATCAGCATAAACTTTATAGAGCATACATCAATATGTGTCATTATGGAGACATGGAATACCCTCACCTTGATTGTGATGTGAAAGCAGATGATATCACTGTGCTCTATTACGCAAATACCGATTGGCATTATACCTGGGGAGGTGAAACTCACTTTTATGAGGATAATGAGGCAGTAACGAGCATCACACCAAGACCCGGTCGTTTTGTTCTTTTTGATGGAAATATTGAACATGTAGGTACTATACCCACAAGAATTTGTACTCAGTCTCGCTTCACTTTAGCGATGAAATACGCCAAAGCTTAG